The Populus alba chromosome 13, ASM523922v2, whole genome shotgun sequence genome contains the following window.
GCTTAAATTAGGATTTGTGGAATGACGTTTAAATTTCTGACGGAATATTAACTCTTGTTGGaagaggaattttttttttttttttttttgtggataaTTTCTTCGATTTGGAGGGAgactaaattgtttttcaaaatatagagggattttgaattttttaatggaaatcaattttttttattttttcaactctttcaTTTCTCAATTATTTCCTGTGGAcgttattctttaatatttttctttgtttttaaaaaaatgatattggtttttgtttttgtatttattgatgattgagagtaattttttttattaagtttgaaatccaaattaatattaagattttatttgtgactgaaatttcaaaaaaaaaaatccattttaaattacataagaaataatgaaaaataaaaaatcttccaatttttctaaaattaaaaaagctaataaaataaatgttaaataatattaatatgttcTCTTGTACCttctactttgaaaaaaaaataaaaattcactttaaagatatttaaagacatatttattctatatttcttcttcttcttttatctaTCCTTTATATCATGTGACCCCATAGAATAATCTACTTCCTACTAACTAATGCCAAGTAAAAAGGGTGAATTTTCATGCATGTTAAACAAAGCCAAGCTCAGACAAATAGAGACTTTGTAAACTAGTTTCTTAAAACATAATTATGAATGCgtttttttataagtatttattTAGTTGTATATTAGTTAGTTTTCTCATGCATTTGTCGTGAAAAAAGTATTTGACAGTTAATCTAATCAATGGTTCGCCATGCTAACCCAGCTAGATTTTAGATAAAACTGGATAGGAGTTAATCTAGTATGACCGAGTTGATATAAAGGGGTATATCTACAACTAGATTGATAGTTCAAAATCTTATTAGACTTCttaagaaaatacaaaacaacATTGATTTAaacatttcttttataaaaaatattattaaaatcacaatgttttaaattgattttgttcaacCCAAGTTAACCGTTCAACGTGACTCGAGTCATAGGCTCGACCATTTTTAATGaccttattttttgtaattgtataatattaaaaataaacatttcataGGAAAGACAACAAACACAATTATGAAGgagaaatgtattttttatgtcaaaaatatcttttttgatttgtatatattttttacaacaaaatggTTTTGTGGAAATGTAGTTCTTAAGGATTTAAGTGTTCAATACTCATTTGAACAAGAGATAACCCCTCCACTGATAAGGGCTATAGTCATTATCATGAGTATGCTCATATACAGACCATCTCTTAATTTTTCGTATATTAAACTTTTAGAAGCTTGAGAAGTTTGGCATGGAACTACGGTTATAGTAACTAGTGTCCATCTTACGATAGTTAGGAAGAGTATATTCGGAGTACTTGCTTTGTATATGGGTATCACAATGACGTGAGTGACCcattaaggaattttaaaaaatgtcatTATGTCTAGTCTCCTCTTGGTAGTGTAATCGTCTATAAGCGCCTAGTATAGCCGATGACCGTGGCGCTAGGTGTTGTGTATTATTGAGGGTGGCAAGACTTGTTGGAGTGACAAGATCTGATTCTGCTCTTGGTTTGCTGACATGGCCCGAGTAAAAAGTTGCGTCTAACTGATGAGTTGATGAAGGTTAAGTTGGGTAAAAGTGTTAGTGACAAAAAATAGATTTGTCTCACATTCTAACCAAGGTGTGTTTTGGTTGTTTGCCATAAAGATGACTTGAAatgtcaaaatttttttttcaaaaactagtGGCTTTTTAATCAGTGTTCCCACAAATGATGCCATTAATGATGATCCAAAAAAATACGAATTGCTTATGAGCAAGACTTATGTGTTGGATAACCGGTTAATAATCTGGTTCTAACAATCTTATTTATTCTTCATAGCCAAGGTGGTTAGTAGCTTGTACCTGGTGTTTGGTAAGCAAAGATGGCTGGTATCTGTAAAAGGTTCTCTTTTGTAGACTTGTTGACTCTCGGATGCTTAagtaaatatctttttagagagagaaattaCAATGATACTTAAAAGAGATAAACTCTGAAATTATGCGTGCTAAAATGTTAAGAATAAAAAGATTGTGAACCTAGAGTTTAAAAGAttcatggtgtatttatagTCAATAAATATTGTTCTATTGTGAAGAGAAGGGGCTCAAGTATAATTCTACTCTTGtgatattttgaattgtattctattcaaaataatatatattggaattaatataaaaaacacagaaaTACCTGCATGTTGAGCTCGACAGTTGCTCAAGTctattaaagatgaaaaacaagCTCAAGTGCATTGTCTAAAATAAGACCATGGAGTCGGACTTCTCTCTTAGGATGAGCCCATAAAGTTGTTGTGCCTAGTTACGTTGAATGAGTAtcttgaagggttttttttttctttgcgtTAAACTTGAGTTTATCACATTAGTTTTTAACGATAATTGTGCTTAAACACAGGATGTGAAGctggaaaaaaacaatttgttagTGCCTTCAGCTAAACAATGTACTTCTTAGTTTGGTTTATGGAAGTATGCAATAAACTCAGTTTTAGAAAAGACTTGtctgtaaaagaaaagaagggcaATCTGACTTTATCCTCACGCCATTTGATGCAAAGCCACTTTATAACTATTGGTTTTTGGCAAATTAAGGCAATGCACTCTCAGAAACTTGAGAAAGGCAATGGAAAGTGACATTAAATACACAATAGCTACTTAAATGCTCGTCATTCCCTGGATGAGCTTGATAGATTTCCCATTTCTTCAACGGCAAAACAGGTGCTAATGAGTTGCTAGCAGCATCAATACCGTTCATATccagggagaaaaaaaaaaaaaaaacatatcttaaCGCCAGTCAATTACAATAGACTAAACTTCCTGGGATTTTCTGAAATAAACTATGGAAATGGGATATTGCAAGGAAGACTTTTTTTTGGCTAAATACAActcagattatatatatatattgtaccAAGAGTATCATGAGGGGATGTAGCTCAAATGGTAGAGCGCTCGCTTTGCATGCGAGAGGTACAGGGTTCGATCCCCCTGCAtctccattttgttttttggcaGTTGGTTTTTCAGCATTCTATAAATCTTGACGGTTGGTGCTTCTTTCTtacaatctttttctttcttttcgacAGCAAACTGGCCGAGACTAAATCTATTTCTAGATGAATTTAAAAACGCAACCCTCGAATCAGTCTGATTGTATTTAGAGAAACAAAATAACTTCTTTAAACGTCGGTCTTGAGACTTAAATCCAAGAAATCAAGGGACGCATCATAGCCCTAAAgtttctaataattattttacatatgGTGTTCGTTTTATGTATAATATTTGGCGAGCAATGATGTGAAAAATATAGCATTGAAGTGATGAAAATGTGTTGTGTGGTATCGATGGTTGGTGTCGGCAATGGTGGTGGGGGACACTAGCAATCAGAGAGTTATTGATTCATGTCACTTTTATACATACACCAACAGGGAAGGAGCTGAGTCAGTGGATACTGCTGCAGTGTATATAAGATGAAACCTGTTCTAGAGATTCCAATGCAAGAACATCTCCAGAAGTGGTGGCAGACCCATCAGAACTAAGACGatgtagagaaagaagaaaCCTCCTCCCCTGATGTGAAACTAGCAGTCAATCTGAACATTGGCTTCCTTGCAAGAGAGACATCCCGCCATGGAAATCTCAGGAAGAATACGAGGATAATCTTCTGCAATCTTTCTCAGAAGCTCTTCAGTAGTGGTTTGAGGCTCCAAATCCCAAACAGGCTTCCCTGTAAGCATCTCGGAAACCATGCATCTTAGAGCCCAGGTGTCAGAGGGAGCCTCCTGTACATGATCAACTACAGACTCTGGCGCCATATACAAAGCAAACCTCACGAGACAAGGAACATGCTTCCTTTTGTTGTTCTTCTCAGCTTTCTTCGCCAAACCAAAATCCCCTATTTTTGCCACAGAATCAGAAATGCCAGTGCCAGCCCTTTAGTCATCAATATTTCTTATTCTTCAAATTATGAATTGCGAAGACCAAGAGATCATGAAGTCCTGTATAAATGTTTGACTCTGAGAGAACACAATAGTTTCACTGGTTTAAGAATTATTTCCGTACATGTATCACAAGTTGGAAACCCACGATCCAGCAAAAAATTGCAACTGGCAATGAGTCTCCGACGTAACTGATACTGgaatcacaaaaagaaaaaaaagaaatttgttgtGGGATCAGCCATATAAAGGGAGGTGATGGCCCTCAATGGAAAGTAAAATGTGTTTCTGACATGGATCTTTCTGGTAAAGGAGAAAGATAAGAGAAAAACACATTGATCTGGTGGTTGATCAAACTGTTTCCACATTGCCTGCAAACAATACTCATATGTGTAATAAGATACAAAATCCCCCTTCTTCGGTTTGAGGACAAGCTTCAAGAAATAGGCAATGTACAAGGAACCTGAAATGAATCCATATGCACGTGTCACTATTTAAAATCTTCCGAGAACATGAAGTCCACACCCAGGGCAGTTGTTTGCCCTGAAAACTGACAAAGGCGGGCTCCTAGCTTCTATAACCTTGTCATTGATAAGGccaaaaaagctaaataaaacTCGAACAAAAGAACTATGGTCATCTCCTGTGTTCTGTATATTCACAAACTTCCTTTTGTTAAACTGGTAAAAATGCTGCACCTACAGTGGGAGCAAAATTCATtaattgacaaccttggtgtGGTCTTCATCATCAAACACCATAAGAAACTATTAACAAAAGCTTATAGTTTTCTGCTCGTCATCTGTTATCTCAGAGCAGTCAAGCTCCTGTATCAAAAAATGCGGTTTATGTTTCCCACTGTCCTTCGGTCATCCAACTGTGATCAAGTGCCTGCACGAAAAATACATACTAGTTATATGAACAGAGAagacaaatatcaaaatacttcTATTGCTGGAGTCGAGGAAGTTGAAAGCACACTGTAACCTTTACCTCTTCATGATCAAGCTAGAATGTCCTAACCTATACTATTCATAATTTCATACCTCTGCAATATGCACTTCCACAAGAACATCGAAATGCCTTTATTGGATGGTCATAATCATCAAAGTCAATTCCGTAATCCTGCAAAACATTTCGTGTGGATTTTCTTAGCAGATATATTCAACAAAACTCAACTGCAGAGCATACAGAAACAGGGACAAAGTATTTAATGAGACATGCGTTCTACATTGCATAATAATGGGAAGCCCAAAACATTTGTTAGAAATGGACTGTCTGTGCTGTTAACCAGAGATGTTACAGTTTAGACTTTGGATAAAACCACAAACCATTTTTCCAACAAAGAAATTAGATGTTTTATCTGCCCAGCCAGACACTATCGACAATGAAAGCAGATCCTATCTGTTATCAGAACATGGAAATAAGAATTGAGCAAAAGTAGCAATTTGAACACacttcaaaaaaacaacaaggaaGCAGAGTTCAAATAAGCTTTACTCGAGATAATGCCTACCATTACCAAACAACCTTTGGTCAGCTTTTTCTAGGGCTTGATACATCATTTGAATAGGGCATCGGCATAAATCACTTAatagtaccaagtatttgtatAGAGAAGTACACATctatctattttaaatttttttgagtaaaatgGTCAAAGTCTCAAGCCGGCAAGCATGGATAGTTCATTGCGTTGGTGTCAACCaccttgtattaaaaaaaaaacccaaaaagaaaatggaCATCACATGATACCTAGAAAGTTGAAACCCCATGCTGATAGCAGCATGCTTAACATGGAAGACAGTTTGGTGTGTCTTAGGCAAGTGAAGGTTTTTTCTCAACCATCAAACAAAGAATTTGTTCATAGTTCTCACCTCAGGGACAATTCCTACACTTTATATACCATTCATCGATCATTCTGTCAATTCAGATGCATTGGAAATATGCTGACAAACACATCCATTCTGTAATATGGAGAGGCAACCAGTGACCACTGGCCTCCTGTTGCCAGTTGTAAAAGTTTAAATTGGTTGGATATTAAGGACGGGACagaacaaaacacaagaaattgAGCATCTATTTCACTCTTTTCCTAACACAAGTTTTCTTGCAACCCTGGGAAAATAGCTTAATCAGTCCATGTATAATGGGGTGAGTTTTCAATCTGTGTTCGTATCtttaaccaagtcaattttatccttacaaATGACTGAGTTTCTAATCTAtcattttgtttactttttccATCCAAATTAATTGAATCGGCCATGCACATGACTTGATATTATACTGAAAATGACCTTGATCTTTATGGACGTGTCAGTAACATGCAATAACAGATCATGCTGGACCAAACTTCTCTCCCTCTTTAAAACCTCCTTGTCCTCCcctctcctttctctcttttttgacCCCCTCCTCCTCCAACGAGTTTTCCATTTTTTGATTGGTTACGTTAAATTGGACAGAAAAGGTTAGCATAAGAATATATTGGAAACTCAATCATTTTATATGCGTAAAATTAGGACATATTGGAAGCTCATACAATTAAGGATATAAGGACGTGTTGGAAACTCATCCAATTATGTAAGGACAGATTGTGCCATTTCCCCTGCAAGGAGTCACAAAAAAATGCCAATCAAGAGTGTTTTACCGAGAGTGTCGGACAGAAAGAACAATCTTCTTGGTCCAACTCTCTACCAGGAAGATTAAAATGTCAAACCTAAATGCTTATGGGCAGTTTCACTAGGATGATTATTCATTTCTGGATTTTCATACAACTTTCCTAGATTCCCAAAAGGTAGAAGGCACAAAGTAAAATAAGTATAAGTCAGCATCTCACTGAGCTGTACCAAAGCCATATTAATCCAATCATCACCAAGGATGGGAAGAAGAGCTCAAGGGAagggaaatatttttttctcaagatgAAATTACTGGAACTGAATTTAGCTTCTTTCAAATTCTTTTAGAAATGCCCCCCAAAAAAATCTATGCAAATAATTCTCCTGCTAATTCATCATGCTATTCATCTTTTTATACGTTTATTTATTGTGCATCAGTGTGGAATGACATGTGTTactgattctttcttttttccaaaacatAGAAACAATACAAACACATGCCTCACCATACATGTTGTTTGAAGGCTAAAAATTTGCATAAACATACTTGTGAAATAAGCAAGTATTGCCAGATCAATTATTACTAGAACCCACTTACCCACGTCAGTTCTTCTGAGGCAGTTACATCCCTTGTAGTGAAAAAGGCAAGCTGCATAAGGGTAAGAGAAACAAGCTCTTCAAATGTGGCTCTTCAAAAATGGGTTGCAaagaaacttttaaaaaataaaataaagaaaaggaaaaaaggaaaaatgtaAGAGACATGGGCAAATGATACCACAAAAATGCATACATGGTAATAATGACGATCAGGGGTCTCCACTTCAACTGGAATATCAATCAAATTTCCATCATGACATCTGCAAAAGGAGGAAACAAAGAATGATATGATAGAGAAAATGAAATCGAAAACATGGGAAGCGAGGAGCACAACTCAATCAAATTAAAGGGCAAACCTAGAGTTGCAGCAGAAAATCAGTGTTGCTCAAGTTCATGCAAATATGTATCATAAAAGCAAACAACGAAGTTACTTAAGTCAATTGCATTGCGTTGGTGAAGTTTCTTGAGTTTCTTCATTCTATGACAGTTTTACAAGAATGGGGCCCCATCTATTACAAAGGTTATACCAATAAATgaagaagtaaaaaaacattCTCATTCCAAAGATGCATTTCACAGCAACTCAACCCAACACACATTCTGTTCGATATGCTTAGttgttttttctcaaaaaaacaaaaactttcgactcaaataaaagttttatatatatgtttaattaaaaacaaattttgactTGAATCGAATGGTTAATTCTAAATTTGAGTGAAAGTTTTAACTTTTACCTTATTGATTCTAACTTCAGCTATATctctattgttttaaaaaaatagctttggGTTATTTTTCGTCGAGCATACTTTTGACCTAAATTGATTTTACAATaagttatttatgaaaaataactttgatttatgattcaaaataaaaagttaaaatgtatatcaaaagaataaatattaattaaaaagtatattaaattttgtttaccCCAACAAACAATGGGATTCTTTATgatattttccattaaaaagtaattaattaagaaaaaaagaggaaagaatactatgtcataaaaaatactttttttttctatctcattttttatcttACAGTAGGCTTGCTTCCTCCTCACCTTTgtcttttaagaaatttttcattgctttgcttCTATCGCTGTTCATTTTAATGGGGCTTTTAGGTCTTCCTTTTATTCCATTCATATTGTCTGTTACACAAGTACTGATGCTAAATCGAGGGATTGTAACTGTTTCAAGTGTCATTTCGGGTACCAGAAGCAGTGTTTGATTaagtaattaatataaaaatgtaaCCCCTtctgaaatgaaattaatgaaataaaataatatttagatattaaaaCTGGAATCCCTGGTATAATAAGAGGCAAGTGGGTAATGTGAAAACAAAGGgtgaaagcaagaaaaaatacCAGTCTACACAAATGCATGCACACAAGTGAAGTAGAAAACATCACCTATGATTAATAAATCTTGCAACATTGCCACTGAAAGTTGCATCAAGACACAATGCTTCTTCATCCCTCAGTACTTTCTCTGAGCCCCAGTCTGCATCAAGTGTAACAGGATAAGTATGTCTGTTACTGCCTCTGTTCTGAATATTTCGTTCATACAACTCTGAGTTGGTCAGTATTTCCCCAACATATTCACAGATGAAGGATCCTTTAGGCAAATCCTGAAGTGTCCTAAGACCCCAGCCTTTACCTTGAGGAGTCATGAACACCTGTGACAGGAGTAAAACATCAAGAGATCATCGACTACTCACTTTGAAAGCTATCCTCTCACAAAATTATGCAACTACAAACACAATGATacataaatcaatataaaaagtaCAATCTATTTAAAGCTAATAAAGTAAGGATGCTAATGCAAATACCGGTGATGTAACTAtaccaataaaatataacttGTCTTCACTTGCCTTCGACCATGGAAGTTTCAAAAGCCAAGTTATATAAGCTAATCTGGAACCCATCCTAGAAACCATTCTAAAGTCAAACATTTCAGATCAACTAGGGTAGCGAGTAGTGTCGATAACATTTTGACCAATATCTTGGCTAAGAGACTAATAGTGGTGTTGAGGGATGCTATGCAAAAGGCATTTTAGAGAAGGTAAATGATAGTTAAAATACTTCTAGCTAATTAAGTTGTCGATGAAGCTAGAAGGAGATAGGGGAAAAAGATCGGTGGAAAGGAGATAACCACCTTCTTTATTACTTTCCCACTTCTCTACCCTTCTATTATTTTCATAGTTCCACCATCGCAAATTTCAATAATCCCAAGGAAGTGAGAATTATACCCTtcattatattgaaaatataatatgataaaGAGTCAGAAGAGTTAGCTTCTCTCACCCAAATCCTCAACTCTGTTCACCTTTCCTCTAGAAGGGACAAGAGAGTATCGTAACCAGAACTTTCAGGAAACAATTTTTGCATGTTCCTTGTACATGATAATCCCAACCCACACTCCACTATCCCCTAATCTACCTCTAGAAAAGTGTATGTGGAAGGCAGAGGTAGTTTGTAAGGTTTAAAAGACATGCACAGTTCTGTAATCAAAGCAACTTTGCAGGAGCAACTGATATAGCAAATTCAGACTCTGATGAAAATGATGAAACTAGGAAAAATGGTCCAAatcctctctatatatatataaaaaaaaaacccaccaaagCAAAGCTACTCccccaaccaaaaaaaaccccaaGCTCTCCTCGCTAGCTTAATATTGACCGGCTTTTAGGAGGGCATGCAAGATGGAGTTCAAAGACAAGACAAGTCGGACTTCTTTTTGAGATATGATGCCATATCTAATCCCTTTCCAATTTATCCATTCATCCTTTTTCCTGCCTTCATGGCCTTATTTTCAGTGGTAAGCAAACAGAAGAATTCAAGCTTCTTGAAGCAAGATAACCCCTAAAAGACTCAGATAATGGATAGGTATCAGCAGCCTGACCATTCCTTCCAGCTGCCCTTACTGGACTAGGTAACTGCTGATTTCAATAGCCAATTTAAGCTTTCCAGCATGCGAAACAGATGCAGTGTCTGTCTTCTCCAGTGCTGCTAGAtctaaccccccccccccaccccccaACCATCCTTCATTATCTTGTGCTCCATGGTCCTTGTATGGGAAGCAGAGAGTGGAGACTCCTGCAGAAAGCCAGATGAAGGGAGACATGAACTGGACAGCTAAACCTTGGTCCACAGACCTTAACAAgatcaaaactaaattcttacaATTAAAAGACCCCAAAAAGGTTTTATATCCAAACATGTATGTGATGTGTTTTTTTGCCTTCATGAAACCCTGAGCCATCCATGCCTCCACTGTTCAATGGCATGGAGGATTTGTGTtggcttttctctatttttcaaaagattttgtCTCTGCCCTGATAGCCTGGAAGAGGTACTTTTACAGAGGGATTTTGAGAGGTTCAAAGGATGGATGCTGCTGCAGCAGAAATGTGATGTATGCTATTACAAGCGTGCTTGGTACCAGCACAATTCAAGAATTTTCCACGATGAGAATCTACTATTCCTACTAATTACATTGCTTTTTTTTACCCTACCGCTGTGCTGCAGGTTTTTCAGGagcatttaaaaatacaaaaggatTAGAAAGCTTTGTTGCACTAGTTCtattctgttattttttaaggCTAGGGTTGCAGAAGGATGTCCAGTCTCGTTATGTCATACTTCTCCTTCTATATGATGAGTATTTCTTCTTctgtattaaaaaagaaagatggtaTAATGCCATTCTAACAGAAGTTGCTCCAAATGTCCAAACATCAAATGGGCAAGTATAGATATAATGGAAAGCCAATTTGCCATCAAAACCACTATCAGAGATGTCAAAGTGTATCTTACCTGCAAGTCGCATGTAATACCACGTTGAACCACTCGATTTCCACAAGTCATGTGACATCCACATTTTCTCCAGCATTCTTTAATAAACTTTCTGAACAGGTGACCCTTGCATGGTTCGGGCAAATCCTCATTCCTTGATCTCTCTAATGGACAGTCTTGACAATAAACAAAATGGTCTTTTTTAGGGGTCTGTCTCATGCACACACAAGCAGCAAGAAAATCATCTTTCAAAAGGCCTTTTGGAGTGTAAGCAAATTCTCCACCAGTTTCACGAGCACATGCACAGGGTATCCGAGAAGAAAGGCAATCACCTGAACAACTTGAACAGCAATCTACATCTGCTATCCGAGCCAGTGAGATTAGCACGTAagcattttgatatattatattctgTGGTATATAAGTGAACTTTGGGAAATCCTCATTGCCAGATTCATCTACCAATGAAATTTTGACATTTTCTGCACCCTTTGTTATATCATTGAGACTATGAACAGACCTCTTCTTATCACAAGCAGTTGCTTTGTGCTTAGCCTTTAGTAAATTCTTAGAAGAATGTGGCAATCTGAAAGAACTTGAAGCCTTCTTGTCCACGACCATATCAGAATTGTCAATTCTTAAAGCTTTGTTGTTTGGCAGTGGATCATGAAGTTGACCCACTTGCACAAAACATTCACACAAATCTTTTAATAAAGTCTTCATAGAAAATTCAGGTGTGACAAATTTGTGTGTCTTGAGATATTTATCCTCCAAATACTTAAGAACTGAATTGAAATCTGGAACTTTGAAGTTTTGACATCTAACTGCAGAATCACAGTTCAGTGAAATTTTTACTTCTCCAGAGGTCGATGAAGCAATAAGAACATTGTGATTACAGTACATCCTATCCTTGGAGCTTGAAGCATCACATTGAGATCCCAGGCGAGTTACCAAATTATTCCCATTTGTTGAACCAACAAAAGAACCTCGAAAAACTAACAAGCAAAGATAGAAGgtcaggaaaataaaataaaaaaagaacagttATTGACAGGAGCAGAAGGTGAAAATTAGTTGGAAGAAAGCATTAATTCTATAAGAACATGACAATAGAAAAGATGCCATTAATTACCAAGCATCAGATTTTAACAGTAAGGATCCAAACTAAAAAGGGCTATACGTTAAATGAATCTAAACAATTACACCAAACTAACACCAATGAGCTTTTTACATAACATGGACATCTAAATTCACcatatctaaataaaattaaaaaaaaaaaatggagagcaTAGTAATTTTTCTCTAGGTGAATGACAGCCACCTCTATAGAAGATATTGCCCATCCTCGACTTAAAATTTGCATTTCTTGATTTAAAAGTTAGTCTAGAGGATGACAGAACAAGGCTTAAACTCTAAGATAACATCCAAATATGTTGACTGCTGAACAGGATATTagatcaataaaagaaaatagacCTGATGCTTTTCACCACCATTTCCAACTCTTATCCCTAAAAGGTACATGCAAGTAATACATATTTAGGCTTTACATTGCAAAATTCACACCATCATCCATGGAACACTGAATGAATGAAGGAGACAATCATATTCTAATACAGGCATTATCAAAAGTAGAGAGTTACCATTACCTGGATGGACCGCTGCTGGGGGTTCTGCAAAATCTGCCTCATCACTGACACTTTGCTTAGTTCTCGGCTTAATAAGCTCTCTGGTGTGACAATTACTAGGCATTTTTTCTTTCCGAGTATGAGAACTGCAAGGTTCAACAGCCAGTCGTTCAGAAGAACATGCGCATGATGCCCTCTTACAAGTTGAGTCTTTAGGAGCCATCGAAGAGAAAATCTCTTTTTCAACTGGGCTCGGGCTCTCTGTTGAAGAAGAAATCTGATCTTTCTGTTGTTCAAGATGTGGTCTCTTGGAGGGTCTTTCATACACAGAATGTTCCATGAGACTTTTCTCGTCTGATCCCCTctattcatagaaaaaaaaaattcatagaatGAGGATTTTAATCATCTGCAAAACAAAGCTACCACCACTGTAAATCATGTCTTCGCAGGCATGACAACCTGACAGGCTTCCCAGAGAAATTTATCGgttaaaaaaag
Protein-coding sequences here:
- the LOC118036477 gene encoding probable inactive histone-lysine N-methyltransferase SUVR2 isoform X2, with the protein product MATRERASCAFKATRALGIRDEEVKPVLFNLLKLFDMNWELIEAEDYRALIDAYFESKESKRGSDEKSLMEHSVYERPSKRPHLEQQKDQISSSTESPSPVEKEIFSSMAPKDSTCKRASCACSSERLAVEPCSSHTRKEKMPSNCHTRELIKPRTKQSVSDEADFAEPPAAVHPVFRGSFVGSTNGNNLVTRLGSQCDASSSKDRMYCNHNVLIASSTSGEVKISLNCDSAVRCQNFKVPDFNSVLKYLEDKYLKTHKFVTPEFSMKTLLKDLCECFVQVGQLHDPLPNNKALRIDNSDMVVDKKASSSFRLPHSSKNLLKAKHKATACDKKRSVHSLNDITKGAENVKISLVDESGNEDFPKFTYIPQNIIYQNAYVLISLARIADVDCCSSCSGDCLSSRIPCACARETGGEFAYTPKGLLKDDFLAACVCMRQTPKKDHFVYCQDCPLERSRNEDLPEPCKGHLFRKFIKECWRKCGCHMTCGNRVVQRGITCDLQVFMTPQGKGWGLRTLQDLPKGSFICEYVGEILTNSELYERNIQNRGSNRHTYPVTLDADWGSEKVLRDEEALCLDATFSGNVARFINHRCHDGNLIDIPVEVETPDRHYYHLAFFTTRDVTASEELTWGKWHNLSLHNWMSFQHVLISLIDYGIDFDDYDHPIKAFRCSCGSAYCRGT
- the LOC118036477 gene encoding probable inactive histone-lysine N-methyltransferase SUVR2 isoform X3 is translated as MATRERASCAFKATRALGIRDEEVKPVLFNLLKLFDMNWELIEAEDYRALIDAYFESKESKRGSDEKSLMEHSVYERPSKRPHLEQQKDQISSSTESPSPVEKEIFSSMAPKDSTCKRASCACSSERLAVEPCSSHTRKEKMPSNCHTRELIKPRTKQSVSDEADFAEPPAAVHPGNVFRGSFVGSTNGNNLVTRLGSQCDASSSKDRMYCNHNVLIASSTSGEVKISLNCDSAVRCQNFKVPDFNSVLKYLEDKYLKTHKFVTPEFSMKTLLKDLCECFVQVGQLHDPLPNNKALRIDNSDMVVDKKASSSFRLPHSSKNLLKAKHKATACDKKRSVHSLNDITKGAENVKISLVDESGNEDFPKFTYIPQNIIYQNAYVLISLARIADVDCCSSCSGDCLSSRIPCACARETGGEFAYTPKGLLKDDFLAACVCMRQTPKKDHFVYCQDCPLERSRNEDLPEPCKGHLFRKFIKECWRKCGCHMTCGNRVVQRGITCDLQVFMTPQGKGWGLRTLQDLPKGSFICEYVGEILTNSELYERNIQNRGSNRHTYPVTLDADWGSEKVLRDEEALCLDATFSGNVARFINHRCHDGNLIDIPVEVETPDRHYYHLAFFTTRDVTASEELTWDYGIDFDDYDHPIKAFRCSCGSAYCRGT
- the LOC118036477 gene encoding histone-lysine N-methyltransferase SUVR4 isoform X5; translated protein: MEHSVYERPSKRPHLEQQKDQISSSTESPSPVEKEIFSSMAPKDSTCKRASCACSSERLAVEPCSSHTRKEKMPSNCHTRELIKPRTKQSVSDEADFAEPPAAVHPGNVFRGSFVGSTNGNNLVTRLGSQCDASSSKDRMYCNHNVLIASSTSGEVKISLNCDSAVRCQNFKVPDFNSVLKYLEDKYLKTHKFVTPEFSMKTLLKDLCECFVQVGQLHDPLPNNKALRIDNSDMVVDKKASSSFRLPHSSKNLLKAKHKATACDKKRSVHSLNDITKGAENVKISLVDESGNEDFPKFTYIPQNIIYQNAYVLISLARIADVDCCSSCSGDCLSSRIPCACARETGGEFAYTPKGLLKDDFLAACVCMRQTPKKDHFVYCQDCPLERSRNEDLPEPCKGHLFRKFIKECWRKCGCHMTCGNRVVQRGITCDLQVFMTPQGKGWGLRTLQDLPKGSFICEYVGEILTNSELYERNIQNRGSNRHTYPVTLDADWGSEKVLRDEEALCLDATFSGNVARFINHRCHDGNLIDIPVEVETPDRHYYHLAFFTTRDVTASEELTWGKWHNLSLHNWMSFQHVLISLIDYGIDFDDYDHPIKAFRCSCGSAYCRGT